A stretch of Cyanobacterium sp. HL-69 DNA encodes these proteins:
- the chlN gene encoding light-independent protochlorophyllide reductase subunit ChlN: protein MTLAQAPVTPELNFECETGNYHTFCPISCVAWLYQKIEDSFFLVIGTKTCGYFLQNAMGVMIFAEPRYAMAELEEGDISAQLNDYNELRRLCEQIKRDRNPSVIVWIGTCTTEIIKMDLEGIAPKLEAEIGIPIVVARANGLDYAFTQGEDTVLASMANRCPKEAEVNTEEKEERNGIQKLLNFGKKKEDTATENEYKQHHPLVLFGSLPDPVVTNLTLELKKQGVKIDGWLPAKRYTELPVIEEGYYVAGVNPFLSRTATTLMRRRKCKLIGAPFPIGPDGTRAWIEKICSVLGVETQGLDEREAQIWENLQDYVDLVKGKSVFFMGDNLLEVSLARFLTRCGMKVHEIGIPYMDKRYQKAELDFLAQTCHEMGVDVPTIVEKPDNYNQLQRINKLQPDLVITGMAHANPLEARGISTKWSVEFTFAQIHGFTNARDILELVTRPLRRNNNLKDLGWDKLVKS from the coding sequence ATGACATTAGCACAAGCACCTGTTACCCCAGAATTAAACTTTGAATGTGAAACAGGAAATTATCACACCTTTTGCCCCATCAGTTGTGTGGCATGGTTATATCAAAAAATTGAGGATAGTTTTTTCCTCGTCATCGGAACAAAAACCTGCGGTTATTTCTTGCAAAATGCCATGGGAGTGATGATTTTTGCTGAACCTCGTTACGCCATGGCGGAGTTGGAAGAGGGTGATATTTCAGCACAACTTAATGATTACAATGAGTTGAGAAGACTTTGTGAACAAATTAAGCGCGATCGCAATCCATCCGTTATAGTGTGGATTGGTACTTGTACCACAGAAATCATCAAAATGGACTTAGAAGGTATCGCCCCCAAACTAGAAGCCGAAATCGGCATCCCCATCGTGGTTGCCCGTGCCAATGGCTTAGACTATGCCTTTACCCAAGGAGAAGATACCGTCCTCGCATCCATGGCGAATCGTTGCCCCAAAGAAGCAGAAGTTAACACAGAAGAAAAAGAAGAACGCAACGGCATCCAAAAACTATTAAACTTTGGTAAGAAAAAAGAAGACACCGCCACCGAAAACGAATATAAACAACATCATCCTTTAGTATTATTTGGCTCATTACCAGATCCCGTTGTCACCAATTTAACCTTAGAATTGAAAAAACAAGGGGTGAAAATTGATGGATGGCTACCTGCCAAACGCTATACCGAATTACCAGTCATCGAAGAAGGCTACTATGTAGCAGGTGTTAATCCCTTCCTCAGTCGCACCGCCACAACCCTGATGCGTCGGCGTAAATGTAAACTCATCGGCGCCCCCTTCCCCATTGGGCCCGATGGCACTAGGGCATGGATAGAAAAAATTTGTTCTGTGCTTGGGGTTGAGACTCAGGGCTTGGATGAGAGAGAAGCCCAAATCTGGGAAAATTTACAAGATTATGTCGATTTAGTGAAAGGTAAATCAGTATTTTTCATGGGTGATAATCTCTTAGAAGTATCCCTCGCCCGTTTCCTCACCCGATGCGGTATGAAAGTTCATGAAATTGGTATCCCCTACATGGATAAACGTTACCAAAAAGCAGAACTAGATTTCCTCGCTCAAACCTGTCATGAGATGGGGGTTGATGTACCTACCATTGTGGAAAAGCCTGATAACTACAATCAGTTACAACGAATTAACAAGTTACAGCCTGATTTAGTAATTACGGGTATGGCGCACGCTAATCCTTTGGAAGCGAGAGGAATTAGTACAAAATGGTCAGTAGAATTTACCTTTGCTCAAATCCATGGTTTTACTAACGCCCGTGATATTTTAGAGTTGGTAACTCGTCCTCTACGTCGTAATAATAATCTGAAGGACTTAGGCTGGGATAAATTGGTTAAAAGTTAA
- the phoR gene encoding two-component system, OmpR family, phosphate regulon sensor histidine kinase PhoR — protein MIQFLFGLVIGLSFFFWKQRQVDKQLNNVLHSLSNFEQIPSLSKVSQVRRTVNLLNEDYTLLLNERDLFKQILDKAPFGYLRIDADNHLIECNKQAKKLLFIQRWNPEKSRLFLELVRSYELDQLIQQARKTAHKLSIKWSFFPTSNYILDDANINNNIESYEPIFLKAIALPVEDDQVIIIIENRQIIKELSQKREQAYTDLSHELRTPLTSMSLLAETLIKHNENNNKIWAEQIYQEINRLINLVENWLKIAQLDGNPYDNLQWQKLDLQQLIISAWQSLAILAEKEQISLEYKGLENLIIGADLNCLTQVFVNLFDNSIKHTGTNGRITVNVTESNLDQPIITIDVIDNGNGFNPKDLPHIFERLYRGDKSRARTSREGSGLGLSIVKQIINAHGGSISAQNHPTTKGAWFQICFPKNLSKTEESLL, from the coding sequence ATGATCCAGTTTCTGTTTGGTTTAGTTATCGGATTAAGTTTTTTTTTCTGGAAACAACGTCAAGTTGATAAGCAGTTAAATAATGTTCTCCACTCCTTATCTAACTTTGAACAAATTCCATCTTTATCAAAAGTTAGTCAAGTGAGAAGAACTGTTAATTTATTAAATGAAGATTATACTTTATTACTCAATGAACGAGATTTATTTAAACAAATTCTTGATAAAGCTCCATTTGGCTATCTTAGAATAGATGCAGACAATCATTTAATTGAATGTAATAAACAAGCTAAAAAATTACTTTTTATTCAACGATGGAATCCAGAAAAGTCAAGACTTTTTTTAGAGTTAGTTCGATCTTATGAACTAGATCAATTAATTCAACAGGCGAGAAAAACAGCTCATAAATTAAGTATTAAATGGAGTTTTTTCCCTACTTCTAATTATATTTTAGATGATGCAAATATTAATAATAATATTGAAAGTTATGAACCTATTTTTTTAAAGGCGATCGCCCTCCCTGTAGAAGATGATCAAGTAATTATAATTATTGAAAATAGACAAATAATTAAGGAATTATCCCAAAAAAGAGAACAGGCTTACACTGATTTGAGTCATGAATTAAGAACTCCCCTTACATCTATGTCTTTGTTAGCCGAAACACTAATTAAGCATAATGAAAACAATAATAAAATTTGGGCAGAGCAAATTTATCAAGAAATTAACCGCCTCATTAACCTTGTAGAAAATTGGTTGAAAATTGCTCAATTAGATGGAAATCCTTATGATAATTTACAATGGCAAAAATTAGATTTACAGCAATTAATTATTTCTGCTTGGCAATCTTTAGCAATTTTAGCAGAAAAAGAACAAATTTCTTTAGAATATAAAGGACTAGAAAATTTAATTATTGGCGCTGATTTAAACTGCTTAACTCAGGTTTTTGTAAACTTATTTGACAATAGCATTAAACATACGGGTACCAATGGCAGGATTACTGTTAATGTCACAGAATCAAACCTAGATCAGCCAATAATAACTATTGATGTCATAGATAATGGTAATGGTTTTAACCCTAAAGATTTACCTCATATTTTTGAAAGACTTTACCGTGGCGATAAATCTAGGGCAAGAACATCGAGAGAGGGCAGTGGACTCGGTTTGAGCATTGTGAAACAGATTATTAATGCCCACGGCGGTTCTATTTCCGCTCAAAATCACCCCACAACTAAAGGGGCTTGGTTTCAGATATGTTTCCCTAAAAATCTTTCGAAGACAGAAGAATCATTACTATAA
- the chlL gene encoding light-independent protochlorophyllide reductase FeS subunit ChlL: MTLTLAVYGKGGIGKSTTSCNISTALAKRGKKVLQIGCDPKHDSTFTLTGFLIPTIIDTLQEKDFHYEDIWPEDVIYKGYAGVDCVEAGGPPAGAGCGGYVVGETVKLLKELNAFDEYDVILFDVLGDVVCGGFAAPLNYADYCLIVTDNGFDALFAANRIAASVREKARTHTLRLAGLIGNRTSKRDLIDKYISHVAMPVLEVLPLIEDIRVSRVKGKTLFEMTEKDPSLSYVCDYYLNIADQILAMPEGVVPSEAQDRDLFTLLSDYYLNPPEDAPKQEVDELDLMMV; the protein is encoded by the coding sequence ATGACATTGACATTAGCAGTTTACGGAAAAGGCGGTATCGGTAAATCCACCACCAGCTGTAATATTTCCACAGCCCTAGCCAAAAGAGGAAAAAAAGTACTACAAATAGGTTGCGACCCGAAACACGATAGCACCTTTACCCTGACAGGGTTTTTAATTCCCACTATTATTGACACCCTCCAAGAAAAAGATTTTCATTATGAAGACATTTGGCCCGAAGATGTAATTTATAAAGGTTATGCAGGGGTGGATTGTGTCGAAGCAGGAGGCCCTCCTGCAGGCGCAGGTTGTGGTGGTTATGTAGTGGGTGAAACTGTCAAACTGCTTAAAGAATTGAACGCTTTTGATGAGTATGATGTAATTTTGTTTGATGTATTGGGAGACGTTGTTTGCGGTGGTTTTGCAGCGCCCCTTAACTATGCTGATTATTGTCTCATTGTCACCGATAATGGTTTTGATGCCTTATTTGCCGCCAATCGTATCGCCGCCTCCGTCAGAGAAAAAGCGCGTACCCACACTTTACGCCTAGCGGGTTTGATCGGTAATCGTACCTCAAAAAGAGATTTAATTGATAAATACATCTCCCATGTAGCCATGCCTGTATTGGAAGTATTACCCCTCATTGAAGATATACGGGTATCAAGGGTTAAGGGTAAAACCTTGTTTGAAATGACCGAAAAAGATCCTAGTTTAAGTTATGTATGCGATTATTATCTCAATATTGCCGATCAAATTTTGGCAATGCCAGAGGGGGTTGTGCCTAGTGAAGCCCAAGACAGAGATTTATTTACTTTACTTTCTGATTATTATCTCAATCCCCCCGAAGATGCACCTAAGCAAGAAGTTGATGAGCTTGATTTGATGATGGTTTAA